The Podospora pseudocomata strain CBS 415.72m chromosome 1 map unlocalized CBS415.72m_1, whole genome shotgun sequence genome has a segment encoding these proteins:
- a CDS encoding uncharacterized protein (COG:S; EggNog:ENOG503P01P), producing MAVTLQHLNSDATFLLTFEPRSYEHSRAGPSKSPKPFRILLDPWITGPAKVMHPKIVNETHRQPPCILSLLELPEPDLVIISHHSSKHCNKATLQQLPAVGTKTVILTTPASGSKIKSWKYFEKSRVRTLPKWKPQEPGRLHILRFPTPSTPPGDPGEITVAFLPQQPDILGLQYAIGITYRPPPPPLYHLPLPPRLRSKSQTSLRTPLSPVSIQQQPKQHPLPPPDDRPISILYIPHGIPYPTIHTYITNHLISEAALPLTVLLHPFNNTHHRGTVPSGIEIAIKLAAKVWIGAHDGDLVLRGLINRLLFSRRRKIPKQYTKDDIHQLLATKEEEENTTTTNKTAVLVLEPGEKTTLHSTTSKPGGGGVVMGTITDRGELQDEKQGGHDHGGAESTKGQDDNNHNNNNNNNNNKNKTAKDNVGSSSSGKTPATAAAGISIPSLEKCNWRSNLELFLKKEEVHHGGRVPA from the coding sequence ATGGCCGTCACTctacaacatctcaacaGCGATGCCACCTTTTTGTTGACCTTTGAACCCAGAAGCTATGAACACAGCCGAGCTGGTCCATCCAAGAGCCCAAAGCCATTCCGAATCCTGCTAGACCCATGGATCACAGGACCGGCCAAAGTCATGCATCCAAAGATAGTTAATGAAACTCACAGACAGCCACCCTGCATCTTGTctctccttgagcttccCGAGCCAGATTTGGTCATTATATCCCACCACAGCTCCAAACATTGCAATAAAGCTACCCTCCAGCAGCTCCCAGCCGTTGGTACGAAAACGGTCATCTTaacaacaccagcctcaGGAAGCAAAATCAAGAGCTGGAAATACTTTGAGAAGAGTAGAGTCAGAACCCTGCCCAAATGGAAACCCCAAGAACCAGGCAGACTTCACATACTGCGattcccaaccccatccacacCCCCAGGAGACCCAGGAGAAATAACAGTAGCcttccttcctcaacaacccgaTATTTTAGGCCTTCAATACGCAATAGGAATCACCTACcggccgccaccacccccattataccacctgccccttcccccacGACTCCGGAGTAAATCCCAAACCAGTTTGAGAACCCCCCTATCTCCAGTCTcaatccaacaacaaccgaaGCAACATCCCTTACCACCCCCAGACGACAGACCCATCAGCATCCTCTACATCCCCCACGGAATCCCCTACCCAACAATCCATACCTACATAACCAACCACCTAATCTCCGAAGCCGCCCTCCCACTgaccgtcctcctccacccattcaacaacacccaccaccgcGGGACCGTCCCATCAGGAATCGAAATAGCAATCAAACTAGCCGCCAAAGTCTGGATTGGCGCCCACGACGGCGACCTAGTCCTCCGCGGCCTCATCAACAGGCTGTTGTtttccagaagaagaaaaatcCCCAAGCAGTACACTAAGGACGACATCCATCAGCTTCTcgcaacaaaagaagaagaagagaatacaacaacaacaaacaagacagctgtccttgtccttgaaccCGGCGAGAAGACCACCCTTCACAGCACGACGAGCaagcctggtggtggtggtgttgtcatgGGGACGATCACCGACCGAGGGGAACTGCAAGATGAGAAGCAGGGAGGCCATGATCACGGCGGTGCTGAGAGTACTAAGGGTCaggacgacaacaaccacaacaacaacaacaacaacaacaacaacaaaaacaagacTGCCAAGGATAATGTTGGCTCATCAAGTTCCGGGAaaaccccagcaacagcagcagcagggatATCCATCCCCTCGTTGGAAAAGTGCAATTG